TGGTCTGGGCCAAGGCTACGTCTTTGGCATTGACGGCGACGCCACCACCCTGTGCTACCTGCTTGAAGTCTCTAACCTTCAGCTAGTAACGGTGGATAACGGCATGGCGGCACATATCCACGAAGGCGCAGCGGGCGTTAATGGCCCTGTGGTAGTAGCCCTAGCTGGCCCCGAGAGCGGCATGGCA
The nucleotide sequence above comes from Candidatus Obscuribacterales bacterium. Encoded proteins:
- a CDS encoding CHRD domain-containing protein: GLGQGYVFGIDGDATTLCYLLEVSNLQLVTVDNGMAAHIHEGAAGVNGPVVVALAGPESGMAADCLSEGEPGKFSTDESGIVQRILENPSDFYINVHNPQFPDGAIRGQLVAQ